From a single Brassica oleracea var. oleracea cultivar TO1000 chromosome C5, BOL, whole genome shotgun sequence genomic region:
- the LOC106344541 gene encoding uncharacterized protein LOC106344541: MFQFILKYEHDLEEVMRKRVWTFNEWSIVIDRWVEKPPDDYLKYLLVWVQIRNIPVNHYTKEAIGTFGDFIGKVDVVAFDPNKAQSHDYVRVQVFFDVSRLVRKTKVINLPGGGTVTLRYDFERVQKRCYHCQRLTHEKDKCPLLIQERKDKAFEHRKKVLAEKQKRELMIHRDDPLFGVLSDEQVGLDPATGKRKINPEVLQNMREYLLAAEGGEKRVREERVRNSVLGLSDDPNGQKNFLRLESPPLVICDLDKGKGVVSDYALKNVENQVVLRRSKGNVNKSLVIRDPQPLVPDLLRGKTGDHALSPIFFECSTGFSSGFSDANSSGTSRQKGGKRYRPPKRMRKFKPKSPASEGDGAKEKSIDDTEIKSAFKRRAEAVAGEFARVARMSKSEVVPNGELPNQ, from the coding sequence ATGTTCCAGTTCATACTTAAATATGAACATGACCTAGAGGAAGTGATGCGTAAACGGGTTTGGACGTTTAATGAGTGGAGCATTGTGATTGATCGGTGGGTGGAGAAGCCACCAGATGACTATTTGAAGTATTTGTTGGTTTGGGTTCAGATTCGAAACATTCCGGTGAACCACTACACGAAAGAAGCTATTGGAACTTTTGGTGATTTTATTGGTAAGGTAGATGTGGTTGCTTTTGATCCAAACAAAGCACAAAGTCATGACTACGTTAGGGTACAGGTCTTTTTTGATGTTTCGAGACTTGTTAGGAAAACGAAAGTTATCAATCTACCGGGTGGGGGTACGGTAACCCTACGGTACGACTTTGAGAGGGTACAGAAGAGATGCTATCACTGTCAACGCCTAACTCATGAGAAGGACAAATGCCCACTGCTAATTCAGGAGAGGAAGGATAAAGCTTTTGAGCATAGGAAGAAGGTTTTGGCCGAGAAGCAGAAAAGAGAGCTGATGATTCATCGAGACGATCCTCTCTTTGGAGTCTTGAGTGATGAGCAAGTGGGTCTGGATCCTGCTACTGGGAAACGTAAAATTAATCCCGAGGTTTTACAAAATATGCGTGAATATCTCTTAGCAGCTGAAGGTGGAGAAAAGCGTGTGCGGGAGGAACGTGTGAGAAATTCTGTCTTGGGTTTGAGTGATGATCCGAATGGTCAAAAGAACTTTCTGAGACTGGAGTCCCCGCCTTTGGTTATCTGTGATTTAGACAAAGGCAAAGGAGTAGTCTCTGACTATGCTCTGAAGAATGTGGAGAACCAAGTTGTACTGCGAAGGTCTAAGGGGAATGTAAACAAAAGCTTGGTGATCAGGGATCCCCAACCATTAGTACCTGACTTGCTCAGGGGAAAAACTGGAGATCATGCCCTTTCTCCTATCTTTTTTGAATGTTCGACGGGTTTTAGCTCTGGATTCTCAGACGCTAACTCTTCCGGGACTTCACGACAAAAGGGAGGCAAGCGCTATAGGCCACCAAAGAGGATGAGGAAGTTTAAGCCGAAATCTCCGGCTTCGGAGGGAGATGGGGCCAAGGAGAAGAGTATTGACGATACTGAGATTAAAAGTGCTTTCAAGAGAAGAGCTGAGGCTGTGGCGGGGGAATTTGCTAGAGTTGCGAGAATGTCAAAATCAGAGGTGGTCCCAAATGGGGAACTGCCCAATCAATAA